In Candidatus Alcyoniella australis, the genomic stretch TGAAGACCTACAACGCCAAGCCGGGCGAGGTCGAACGAATCTGGTATTTGCTCGACGCTCAGGACCTTGTGCTCGGCAGAATCAGCACGCGCATCGCCGATGTCCTGCGCGGCAAGCATAAGCCACAGTACACCCCTCACGTAGATACCGGCGACTTCGTCGTCGTGATCAACGCCGAGAAGGTCAAGCTGACCGGCAATAAACTCGAGGACAAGAAATACTATCGCCACACCGGCTACATCGGCGGGCTGAAGTACCGCACCGCCGAGCAGATGCTCGAGGAGAAGCCCACCGAGGTGTTGAAGCATTCGGTCAAGGGCATGCTGC encodes the following:
- the rplM gene encoding 50S ribosomal protein L13: MKTYNAKPGEVERIWYLLDAQDLVLGRISTRIADVLRGKHKPQYTPHVDTGDFVVVINAEKVKLTGNKLEDKKYYRHTGYIGGLKYRTAEQMLEEKPTEVLKHSVKGMLPKSSLGRTMFKKLKVYAGPEHPHEAQLPRKLEI